The stretch of DNA AATAGGATTTAAATTGCTTACTAGCGGGCAAATTACTCCTCAACTACAGCAATTGTTTTTAGAATTAGTAGTTGATCGATGTTGGAATGCTTATCAACCACCACCGCCAGGTTATCAAGCAGCTTTTTTACGACAAATTGACGCAGACAATAGTTTTTTTGGGTGGCTCAAGAGCGACATTAATGATGATTTTGAACGGATTAATGTTCCTTATTTTCTTGGTTATTATTGCGATCGCCCTTTAACTGCTCAACAGCTTAATAATATCTTTAACTGTTTGCAAAGAGGACCACTCAGCCAAATTAACCGCCACGATTTACTATTCCATAGTTTAGAGCCAGTTTACATTCCTGATTTTAATGGCTATCAATCTGCTGGAATGGAAATGAAAATTTCGCCAGTAATTCGTCAACACAGTTTAGTTGTTTTACAACAAAATCAACTGCTTAATTTATTAATTCCGACTCAACCTTCATCAATTAATCCTCTAGAAATAGTTTTACGAAATGCGATCGCTGAAAAAATGGGGATTTCAGGAGCAGTTTTAATCACTCAAACAGGAGAATTATTAACTAAACCAATTAGTTTGGAGCGAAAAACCCAATTAATTCTTACTAATATCATTAAAAATTTAAATCCAAGAGAATTAAAACAAAATCAAGCTCAAACGGCTCAAAAAATTTTATTACAGGGTCGCAATGGTTATTTAGTTTTATTTAATTGCTATCCTGATATCTTTTTATTAATTAAAGCCGAATTAATTTTAAAAAGTGTTTTACAAAAACAAATTGATAGTTTGATTAATCAATTACAACCAGAACTTAATAAACTACAATTAAAATTATATTGTCAACAGTATTAACCTATGATATTAAAATTAAATGAAATTATGATTTACTTGTTGTGCTAGCTTGCTAATGCTAGTTTTTATTTCATCTAAATCATCTTCAACAGCATTAAAAGTATTACTAATCCATCCTTGAGGCTCTACATCTCGTTTCAAAGTTTTAATTTCTTCTTCTAGTCTATTTATTCTACGATTATGTTCGTTAATTCTTTTATTTTGTTATTGTTCGCTTATTAATTGGTTGTGATGGTGTTTTGTTATCTATGTCTAAATTATAAAGTATCTTTGAAAAAGCACTGGTGTTATTTGAAAAGAATAATTTTAAGGATTTATTGTCTTCTCCATAATGCGACCACATTCTTATAATTTTTACTATATTTTCTGAATTCATAACATCGATTAATGTAATTTAGCTAATAAAAAACTGCTTATGTCCAAATCTCTTCCTGCTAAATATATAGTCAGATTAGGTAAATTTGTCTGGACAACGATGTGGCAGATTATGATGTCACAGTTGGCACCACCTAGTCGTGAGGGGGAATATTTGCGCCCTTCTAGTCAATTTAGAAATTTTATCGGTACGGAGGAAAATAATCCCTATCCACCAGCAACAGGACGTTATCGTCTTTATGTCGGCATGGGATGTCCTTGGGCGCATCGTACTCTAGTAGTTAGAGTTTTAAAAGGTTTAGAAGAGGTTATTTCTGTAGCAACGGTTTATCCTTCTAGTAATGAAGGAATTTGGATTTTTGACCAGTCTGAAGAAGGTTGTAATACCTTACCAGAAATATATCAATTAGCCCAACCTGGGTATCAAGGAAGATGTACTGTTCCTGTATTATGGGATACTCAGACGAAAACGATTGTTAACAATGAAAGTGCTGAAATTATTGTAATGCTCAATTCCGAGTTTAATCAGTGGGCAACTAATTCTGAGTTAGATTTATACCCAGAAATTTTACAACCACAAATTGATTCTTGGAACGAAAAAGTTTATCATGCGGTTAACAACGGTGTTTATCGTTGTGGTTTTGCTCAAACTCAATCAGCTTATAATCAAGCTTGTGAAGAATTGTTCCAAACTTTGGATGAGATTGATTTAGTCTTAGCAGACAAGCGTTATTTGTGTGGCGAACAAGTAACTTTAGCGGATGTGCGTTTGTTTACAACTTTATTCCGTTTTGATGTAGTTTATTACGGCTTATTTAAATGTAACCTACGTCGCATTCAAGATTATCCCCATTTAGGCAGATATCTGCGAGATTTGTACCAATTACCTGGAGTTGCTACTACTTGCGATCTTGAAAGTATTAAACGAGATTATTATGGCAATCTTTTCCCTCTTAACCCAGGGGGAATTATTCCCTTGGGGCCAGATTTAGCTAATTTATAAGTTTTGAAGCATAAAGATCTGCCGTCCAGTATGTTATTTATTTACGATCTTGATTGGGGAGTTACTCAAATACCTGTTTTTGATTCTTTGATTGGGATGGAGTAGCTTATTTTTGTTGGGTTTCGTACCTCAACCCAATCTAAGGGCGATCGCACTTCGATTTCGCAAACCTCCAAAACTTTGCCCAGTGAAATCCTTTTCTCCCCCAGCATAGAGTCTAAGCAATTCTTCTCTGTCCATAATTCAACACCTATTGATGAAGGAGAAGTTGGAGAATATAGTGCGATCGCCTGTATGCAGTAGTTCTCAGTCCAAAAACCCTAACTAAGAAATAAATCTCGCTTAAAGCTCTTCTTTTTTAATAGTAAGAAGATCGGAGTCTATTTCAATCGGTGATAAATGTTCTTCGGCTAAAAACTCTCTCACAAATGGTGAAAGATTATTATTCAAACGTCCAGCACGAATAAATTCGGCATAGGTATTTGCTTCGATATCTAAAAGATTTTGTTGTATTTGTTGTAAATCAAGCGATCGCAATTGAGGGTATTGAGTTTTGAGGTTGACAATTTTCTCTTCTAAATTTTCTAGTTGTTCTTTGACTACCATTCTCTGATATTGATAAGTTTCTGCTTCAATATCTCTTGCCAGATCTAGTTGTACAAAGTAATCCAACATTCGTTTGAGTGCAGTTCGACGGGCAATTAATTCAGAGTATTCTTGAGAGATAGATTGCTCATCAATCAGATTCAATTTTTTCAGCAACCATTTGGTAGTTAGTCCCTGTATTAATAAAGTAAACAAAACTACTCCAAAAACTGTCTCAATAATTGCTTGTCTTCCTGGAAAAATAGCAGGTACACTCAAAGCTAAAGCGATGGAAAATGAACCTCTTAAACCACCCCACCACAAAATTGTTTGTTCTCGGAGACTAACTTTATTCTCGGCTATTAAGTTACCCAAAGCACCTAAACCATAGATAGAAACAATTCGGGTGCCTAGTACAGCTACAACAGTAATACCAATGGGGATTAAATTATCGCTTAAACTAAAAAAGTTAATTTGATCGCCAATCAGCAAGAAAACAATTGAGTTAACAAAAAAGGCAATAAACTCCCAAAACTCAGTTACTAAAAGCCTAACTCTAGGACTCATGCCAATTCGAGAGCCAAAATTACCTAAAATCAATCCTGCGATCGCAACTCCAATGACCCCAGAACCACCTAATTCTTCTGTAATTAAATAAGTTCCATAGGCTGAAACTAAGGTTAAAGACTGTTCTACTAAGGGTAAATCAACGCGCTGAGTTAGATAAGAAATCCCAAATCCAATTAAACAACCTGTGGCGACACCAATACCTACAAAGGTACAAAAACGCAGAATAGTATTGGAAGCAGATAATTCTTGTGTTCCTACCAGTATCTCTGTTAACAGAACAAAAGCAACAACTGCTACTCCATCATTAAATAAACTTTCTCCCTCCATCAATACTTTTAATCGCTTACTTGCCCCAACTTCTCGAAATAAGGAAATAACCGCAACTGAGTCCGTTGTCGCCAAACTAGAACCAATTAAAAGAGCAGCAGCCAGAGATAAAGAGGTAAATTCTTTAACAGCGAAAGCTACGCCAAAAATAGAAATAATTACCCCAAATACAGCAAAAAAAGTTACAAATATCCAATTTTCTTTGAGTTCCTGCCAACGAATATTCCAAGCAGCTTCAAAAAGCAGAGGAGGCAGAAATATTTCTAAAATTAATTCTGGTGAGAGACTACCTAAGTGGATATCCACAAAAGCCAAACCGAGTCCCACAATAACTAGTAACAACGTGTAGGGAATTTGGCGAAACCAGCTAGAAATTTGTGAGATGGTGACCACCCCAAGCGATACTGAAAGAACAACTAAAAATCTTTCTAGATTTTGTGTAATGGCTACATCGACAGCAGACTCTAGAGCCATTTGGCAACTCCGATAAGTTAAAGAGGTATTTTCCTCCTCGAATCAGTTACGATATCTTGGTCGAAGAGTGTTGCATTTTCGAGCAAGCGTTACTACTTAAGCAGACTCAGACAAATGTTAAGTAACTTATGAGGGTAATTCTTAACTTATCATAAATAAACAAAACTTAATAGCTAGGTTGTATAATTTAGGATTTCTTTTTTAGCTTTAAATTTTTCTCTCAAATAATTATCAGCATCATGGCAAACAAAACCCTTGGACTCGATCCACAACTGTACCAATATCTTCTTTCCGTTTCTCTCAATGAACCAGAAATTTTGACTCAATTGAGGCAAGAAACTGCCCAACATTCCATGAGTAATATGCAAATTGCTCCCGAACAAGGACAATTGATGGCTTTATTAGTCCAGTTAATTGGGGCGAAAAAAACTTTAGAAGTAGGAGTTTTTACTGGTTATAGTTCTCTAGTAGTCGCCTTAGCTTTACCCCCAGAAGGCAAAATAGTTGCTTGCGATGTCGATCCAGAATCTACTGCGATCGCTCGTCGTTATTGGGAACAAGCAGGAGTTGCTGATAAAATAGACTTGCGGATAGCACCTGCTTTGGAAACCTTAGAACAACTGATTCAACAGGGACAAGCGGATACTTTTGATTTTGCTTTTATTGATGCAGATAAAAGAAATTATCCTAATTATTATGAATACGCTCTACAATTAATCCGTCCTGGTGGTTTAATTGCGATCGATAATGTTTTATGGTCGGGTAGAGTAGCGGATCTGCAAGACACAGATAAACGTACTCAAGCAATTCGAGACTTTAATCAAAAACTCTCTCAAGATCTACGAGTAAAAATTAGTTTGTTGCCTATCGCTGATGGATTAACTTTAGCTATGAAAATTTAAATTTAGTTTAAGAAAAAAAATATCCACAGATAAACACGGATAAAGTTGTTGCTTGGTTGTGAATAAATTTTGCAATTATTGGTTATTATTTCTCATTAATACTTGCCACATCACTACAGTAGCAAGACTTAGATATCCAAACACAGCTATCCAATCAAGTAAATTACTATTATTTAGGTTTATTGACATAAAAATCCCAAATTTTCTCTCAATTGATCGAGTTTAATAATATATGCAGTACCAAAAATAGTTAAGGCGTTTTTACTAACTGATAACTGGTCACTGATAACTGATAACTGTTTAAATCATGCTCTAATAAAACTTTTCTTAAATTTGCTCCAATTGAGCAGGGAATAGTTTTTCCTTGAAATATGACTATCGGCATTAGTAGTTAATCTAACTTTACTTCTTAAAATAACTTAACATTTTGACCCAACAATTATGACTAGCGATCGCAAAATTTGGCTCTATGACACTACCTTAAGAGATGGTTCGCAACGAGAAGGAATTGCTCTTTCTTTAGAAGATAAACTCAAAATTGCTCATCAACTCGATCAGATGGGAATTCCTTTTATTGAAGGAGGATGGCCGGGGGCAAATCCTAAAGATGTTCAATTTTTTTGGAAACTGAAAGAAGAACCGCTTCAACAAGCTGAAGTAGTTGCTTTTTGTTCTACCCGTCGTCCACACCAAAATGCTGCCCAAGAGCGAATGTTACAGTCGGTTTTAGCTGCTGGTACGCTTTGGATAACTCTTTTTGGCAAATCTTGGGATTTACACGTTACGGAAGGCTTACAAACCAATTTGTCTGAAAATCTGGCAATGATTAAAGATACGATTGAGTATTTTCGTAGTCAAGGCAGAAGAGTAATTTATGATGCCGAACATTGGTTTGATGGTTACAAAAATAATCCTGAATATGCCATCACAACTCTTCAAGCTGCTACAGAAGCTGGTGCAGAATGGCTAGTCTTATGTGATACCAATGGTGGTTCGTTACCCCATGAAATTAGTCAGATTGTTAAGGAGGTAAATCAAGCAATTCCTCAGATTCAGCTAGGTATTCATACTCATAATGATGCAGGTACAGCCGTAGCTAATGCGATCGCAGCAGTGAGGTCAGGAGTTACAATGGTACAGGGAACGATTAATGGTTATGGGGAAAGATGTGGTAACGCTAATCTTTGTACCTTAATTCCTAATCTACAAATAAAACTTGGCTATGATTGCATCGAAGCCGAACAACTGACTCAGTTAACTAAAACTAGTCGTTTGGTGAGTGAAATTGTTAATCTTGCGCCTGATGATCATGCACCTTTTGTAGGACGTTCTGCTTTTGCTCATAAAGCTGGGGTACACGTCGCTGCGGTAGAAAAAAATCCTTTAACCTACGAACATCTGCAACCAGAGTTAATTGGTAATCAAAGACGGATTGTAATTTCCGACCAGTCAGGTTTGAGTAATGTGTTACACTATGCGGAGAAATTTGGGATTGAGCTAGCTAAACAAGACCCTACTTGTCGACAAATCTTAGAAAAACTGAAAACTCTAGAAAATCAAGGCTATCAATTTGAAGCTGCTGAAGCTAGTTTTGAATTATTGATGCGTTCTGCTTTAGGACAACGCAAGGAAATGTTTCAACTCAAAGGATTTCAGGTTCATTGTGAAATTCATCGAGACATCGATCATTTTGAGGGTGATGCCTTAGCAACGATTAAAGTAGAAGTAGATGGTAAAGATTTGTTAGAAGTAGCAGAAGGTAACGGCCCTGTTTCGGCTCTTGACCAAGCAATTCGGAAAGCTCTAGTGAAATTTTATCCTGAAATTGCTAAGTTTCATTTAACTGATTATAAAGTCAGAATTTTAGATGGAACAGCAGGAACTGCTGCTAAAACCCGTGTTCTAGTAGAATCTAGTAATGGTCAAGAACGTTGGACTACAGTAGGCGTATCTGCTAACATCCTGGATGCCTCTTATCAAGCCGTAGTCGAAGGAATCGAATATGGTTTATTATTGCAATCCTCCCTCAAGACAAAAGTAACTACTATATAATTAGCTGACTTAAGTTTATTTTATGACTACTACTGCCCTTCCCCAGACAACCAAACGTAGGCTGAAAAAAATTCCTCAAATTCCCAGTGTTTGGGAAGGCGATCGCAGACCGTTGGGCAATATGGCATCTCATTTAGAGTCGGATTTGGATGTCGAAGGAGAGTGTATCATGTGGGTTGATGGCTCAGAAGGCTGTGTTAGAGCGATGGATGTTGTCCCTGCTCACATGGGGATAGAAGCAGTAGTACGCACCTTACTCAGAGCTATTGAATCTCCTCATCATCCTGCACAACCAGCACGTCCTCAAAAAATTATTGTGCGCGATCGCGAAATTCAGTTTTTTTTACGAGGTGCGTTACAAAATTTAGATATCGCGATCGAATATGTTCCAGATCTACCTCTAATCGATCAACTGTTTCGAGGATTTGAGGAGATGAGTAACCGTGAAACCACCTCTTTAGCTCCTTATTATGAAAATTTACTCAAAGATATTGCTCAACAAGTTTGGGATCAACAGCCTTGGGAACTACTGGCTGACCGTGATATTTTGATTTTAGAATTTTCAGACTGGGAAATTGAACCAATTTATGTCTGCGTGATGGGCATGATGGCAGCAGAATATGGTGTCTTGTTATATCGTTCTCTCGACTCTCTTAAACAATTTCGAGCTAGTGCTTTAAGAAATAAATCTGTTGAAGAATTGGAACAAGCATTTCTCACTCAAGATTGTTGGTTTCTTAACTACGAAGATTTGGAAGATGAGGATGATGAGGAAGAGGAAGATTGGGAAGAAGAAGAAATTGGTGAAATAGTTCCTTTTTTTGGAAGTTTACATCCTTATGAAGGAATGCGTTCTTTTCTCGACGAAGATGAAGTTAAAATTGTCTATACCGCTCTGGTTGCCATGCTGAAGTTTTGTCAAACTTATGAAGATGAACTAGCTGAAGAAACTATTGAAAAACTGACGAAAACTTATCGAATTTCCCTACCTAAAGATGATCATAAAACTGAAAAAATCAGTGTCAAAGTTTCTACCTTACCAGAATTAACTGAAGAATTATTAGCTCTAAACGAAAATATTAATTTGGTAGAGGAAGAAGAAACCGATCTTCCCATCGAAGAAGATTTAATTCCTGATGGTTCATTAGTTACTTTAGGTCACGTTTCACTTGAAATTTTAGAACAACTTAAACAACAAAGTATTACCTACTATCAATCTTTAGATATTGCTCCTTCTCAAGAAGGTTTACCTGCAATTTTAATTCAAACTTCTCGCCCCAAAGCTAAAACTATTATTGAAAAAATTCAACAAGCTGGTGGTTTAAAAGCAATTTGTTTTAATCCAGGCAACGATCCTTTTACTGGCGATAATTATGAATTGGGAATGCTGCAAACTGGTAATAACAATTTATATATTTTTGCTGAATATTCCCAAGATATTTCTCAACACATTCAGGCAATCAAACGCTGGCATCAACGTTGTCAAAAAGTTAAAGGTTATTGTAGTTTAATTATTGCCATGGGAGTCACAGGAACATCTAAAGGCAATCCTCAACCAAAAGATATGCTAGCGATTTTTGAAGCTAAAGCAATTAAAGGCGAAGATTTAGGCATGGGGGTTTTACAACTTATGCCTCATTTTGAGATTGAATAGTTGTGACCTGCTTAAGAAAAAAAGCCAGCTAATAATAAAG from Stanieria cyanosphaera PCC 7437 encodes:
- the cimA gene encoding citramalate synthase; its protein translation is MTSDRKIWLYDTTLRDGSQREGIALSLEDKLKIAHQLDQMGIPFIEGGWPGANPKDVQFFWKLKEEPLQQAEVVAFCSTRRPHQNAAQERMLQSVLAAGTLWITLFGKSWDLHVTEGLQTNLSENLAMIKDTIEYFRSQGRRVIYDAEHWFDGYKNNPEYAITTLQAATEAGAEWLVLCDTNGGSLPHEISQIVKEVNQAIPQIQLGIHTHNDAGTAVANAIAAVRSGVTMVQGTINGYGERCGNANLCTLIPNLQIKLGYDCIEAEQLTQLTKTSRLVSEIVNLAPDDHAPFVGRSAFAHKAGVHVAAVEKNPLTYEHLQPELIGNQRRIVISDQSGLSNVLHYAEKFGIELAKQDPTCRQILEKLKTLENQGYQFEAAEASFELLMRSALGQRKEMFQLKGFQVHCEIHRDIDHFEGDALATIKVEVDGKDLLEVAEGNGPVSALDQAIRKALVKFYPEIAKFHLTDYKVRILDGTAGTAAKTRVLVESSNGQERWTTVGVSANILDASYQAVVEGIEYGLLLQSSLKTKVTTI
- a CDS encoding glutathione S-transferase family protein; its protein translation is MSKSLPAKYIVRLGKFVWTTMWQIMMSQLAPPSREGEYLRPSSQFRNFIGTEENNPYPPATGRYRLYVGMGCPWAHRTLVVRVLKGLEEVISVATVYPSSNEGIWIFDQSEEGCNTLPEIYQLAQPGYQGRCTVPVLWDTQTKTIVNNESAEIIVMLNSEFNQWATNSELDLYPEILQPQIDSWNEKVYHAVNNGVYRCGFAQTQSAYNQACEELFQTLDEIDLVLADKRYLCGEQVTLADVRLFTTLFRFDVVYYGLFKCNLRRIQDYPHLGRYLRDLYQLPGVATTCDLESIKRDYYGNLFPLNPGGIIPLGPDLANL
- a CDS encoding cation:proton antiporter translates to MALESAVDVAITQNLERFLVVLSVSLGVVTISQISSWFRQIPYTLLLVIVGLGLAFVDIHLGSLSPELILEIFLPPLLFEAAWNIRWQELKENWIFVTFFAVFGVIISIFGVAFAVKEFTSLSLAAALLIGSSLATTDSVAVISLFREVGASKRLKVLMEGESLFNDGVAVVAFVLLTEILVGTQELSASNTILRFCTFVGIGVATGCLIGFGISYLTQRVDLPLVEQSLTLVSAYGTYLITEELGGSGVIGVAIAGLILGNFGSRIGMSPRVRLLVTEFWEFIAFFVNSIVFLLIGDQINFFSLSDNLIPIGITVVAVLGTRIVSIYGLGALGNLIAENKVSLREQTILWWGGLRGSFSIALALSVPAIFPGRQAIIETVFGVVLFTLLIQGLTTKWLLKKLNLIDEQSISQEYSELIARRTALKRMLDYFVQLDLARDIEAETYQYQRMVVKEQLENLEEKIVNLKTQYPQLRSLDLQQIQQNLLDIEANTYAEFIRAGRLNNNLSPFVREFLAEEHLSPIEIDSDLLTIKKEEL
- a CDS encoding DUF6930 domain-containing protein; amino-acid sequence: MTTTALPQTTKRRLKKIPQIPSVWEGDRRPLGNMASHLESDLDVEGECIMWVDGSEGCVRAMDVVPAHMGIEAVVRTLLRAIESPHHPAQPARPQKIIVRDREIQFFLRGALQNLDIAIEYVPDLPLIDQLFRGFEEMSNRETTSLAPYYENLLKDIAQQVWDQQPWELLADRDILILEFSDWEIEPIYVCVMGMMAAEYGVLLYRSLDSLKQFRASALRNKSVEELEQAFLTQDCWFLNYEDLEDEDDEEEEDWEEEEIGEIVPFFGSLHPYEGMRSFLDEDEVKIVYTALVAMLKFCQTYEDELAEETIEKLTKTYRISLPKDDHKTEKISVKVSTLPELTEELLALNENINLVEEEETDLPIEEDLIPDGSLVTLGHVSLEILEQLKQQSITYYQSLDIAPSQEGLPAILIQTSRPKAKTIIEKIQQAGGLKAICFNPGNDPFTGDNYELGMLQTGNNNLYIFAEYSQDISQHIQAIKRWHQRCQKVKGYCSLIIAMGVTGTSKGNPQPKDMLAIFEAKAIKGEDLGMGVLQLMPHFEIE
- a CDS encoding class I SAM-dependent methyltransferase; protein product: MANKTLGLDPQLYQYLLSVSLNEPEILTQLRQETAQHSMSNMQIAPEQGQLMALLVQLIGAKKTLEVGVFTGYSSLVVALALPPEGKIVACDVDPESTAIARRYWEQAGVADKIDLRIAPALETLEQLIQQGQADTFDFAFIDADKRNYPNYYEYALQLIRPGGLIAIDNVLWSGRVADLQDTDKRTQAIRDFNQKLSQDLRVKISLLPIADGLTLAMKI